The Catharus ustulatus isolate bCatUst1 chromosome 15, bCatUst1.pri.v2, whole genome shotgun sequence genome has a window encoding:
- the HNRNPH1 gene encoding heterogeneous nuclear ribonucleoprotein H isoform X4, with the protein MDPCHTEETEGEIPGLGFSDRSEQIVSRGVASAFEAATTEAETEQSLTPNVMLNSESSEGYVVKVRGLPWSCSTEEVQRFFSDCKILNGALGIRFIYTREGRPSGEAFAELESEEDVKLALKKDRETMGHRYVEVFKSNNVEMDWVLKHTGPNSPDTANDGFVRLRGLPFGCSKEEIVQFFSGLEIVPNGITLPVDFQGRSTGEAFVQFASQEIAEKALKKHKERIGHRYIEIFKSSRAEVRTHYDPPRKLLAMQRPGPYDRPGLTRGYNSLGRGSSLERMRRGAYGGGYGGYDDYNGYNDGYGFGSDRFGREWTLFSAGMSDHRYGDGSSTFQSTTGHCVHMRGLPYRATENDIYNFFSPLNPVRVHIEIGPDGRVTGEADVEFATHEDAVAAMSKDKANMQHRYVELFLNSTAGGTGGAYGSQMMGAMVKESEGVVQDWNTSTLPAQVLNACCCCASKTDTLLTPSWAGFGDEGGVGFWGAPFLRVLGVGVCGCTAAFIVFGYNMFVVLMLILKLQKGV; encoded by the exons ATGGACCCTTGTCACACCGAGGAGACCGAGGGCGAGATCCCCGGCCTGG GCTTCAGTGACCGAAGCGAGCAGATTGTTTCACGTGGGGTAGCGTCAGCCTTTGAAGCTG CAACCACAGaagcagagacagagcagagcCTCACCCCCAATGTGATGCTCAACTCGGAGAGCAGCGAGGGATACGTGGTGAAGGTCCGGGGACTGCCTTGGTCGTGCTCCACCGAGGAGGTGCAGAGGTTCTTCTCCG attGCAAAATCCTGAATGGGGCTTTGGGTATCCGTTTCATCTACACCAGGGAGGGCAGACCAAGTGGAGAAGCATTTGCTGAACTTGAGTCAGAGGAGGATGTGAAATTGGCCCtgaaaaaagacagagaaacaaTGGGACACAGATATGTTGAAG TTTTCAAGTCAAACAACGTTGAAATGGATTGGGTTCTGAAGCATACTGGTCCCAACAGCCCTGATACAGCTAATGATGGTTTTGTACGTCTTAGAGGACTCCCATTTGGCTGTAGTAAAGAAGAAATTGTACAGTTTTTTTCAG GGTTGGAAATCGTGCCAAATGGGATAACATTGCCGGTGGACTTCCAGGGGAGGAGTACGGGGGAGGCCTTCGTGCAGTTTGCTTCACAGGAAATAGCTGAAAAGGCTCTAAAGAAACACAAGGAAAGAATAGGGCacag GTACATTGAGATCTTCAAGAGTAGCCGAGCAGAGGTGCGCACTCACTACGACCCTCCCCGCAAGCTGTTGGCCATGCAGAGACCTGGTCCGTACGACAGGCCCGGCCTGACGCGCGGATACAACAGTCTGGGTAGAGGAAGTAGCTTGGAGAGAATGAGGCGTGGAGCCTATGGAGGAG GTTATGGAGGTTATGATGACTACAATGGGTATAATGATGGCTATGGGTTTGGTTCTGATAGATTTGGAAGAG AATGGACTCTTTTCTCCGCAGGGATGTCGGACCACAGGTACGGCGACGGATCGTCCACCTTCCAGAGCACGACCGGCCACTGCGTCCACATGCGAGGTCTGCCCTACAGAGCCACGGAGAATGACATCTACAAT TTCTTCTCACCTCTGAACCCTGTAAGAGTACACATTGAAATCGGACCAGATGGCAGAGTAACCGGAGAGGCAGATGTTGAGTTTGCTACTCATGAGGACGCAGTGGCTGCTATGTCCAAAGACAAAGCAAATATGC AGCACAGATATGTAGAACTCTTCCTGAATTCTACAGCAGGAGGAACTGGTGGTGCCTATGGCAGTCAGATGATGGGAGCAATGG TCAAGGAGTCGGAAGGGGTAGTCCAAGATTGGAACACTAGCACATTGCCAG cACAAGTCTTAAATGCCTGTTGCTGTTGTGCCTCTAAGACAGATACCCTCCTGACACCCAGCTGGGCTGGTTTCGGAGATGAAGGTGGGGTTGGTTTCTGGGGGGCTCCTTTCTtgagggtgctgggggtgggggtgtGTGGATGCACTGCTGCTTTTATAGTATTTGGTTACAATATGTTTGTAGTTCTAATGCTAATACTGAAACTGCAGAAAGGAGTATAG